In Spirochaeta thermophila DSM 6578, the DNA window CTGCTGGCTTCCGGTTCCTGCCTCCTGGAGGTTCCCTGCGATCTGCGCGATCGCAGCAGACACCTCCTCGATCTTTTCCTCGATCAGGGAAAAACTTTCCCGGGTGTCCCAGATACCCGCACGGGCACCCTCGATGGCACCGGTGATCTCCCGTACCGACTCGGCGATCTCCCTGGAACTCCTGCTCGATGCCTCCGCCAGTTTCCTCACTTCCTCGACCACCACCGCGAACCCTTTCCCCGCATCCCCCGCGTGGGCAGCCTCTATGGCGGCATTGATGGCCAGAAGGTTGGTCTGGGATGCGATGTTCCCGATGATCCTGCTCATTTCCTCTATCCTTCCGGCCATTTCCACCACCGCCTCCATCTTCCTGAATCCGGACTCGAAGATCTCCTTGCCTTCCTTCGAGATCCGTACCAGTTCCTCTCCCTGTGATGTGTGCTCCCCGGCGATGGTAGCCATCGACCCTATTGTGGTGATCACCTGGGTCACGGCTGCCGTGGACTGTTCCACCATGGAAGCCTGCACCTGTATCTGCTCCTTGAGCCGATCCACGGCCTCCACGATGGAGGCCACCGCAGCGGCGGTGGCCTTGGCGGTCTCCTCCAGATACACCATCTTCTCATCCACCCCTTTGACCGCTTCGGAGACCTTTTCGAGCGCAGCATTCGTCTCCACAGAGACCCCGCTCAAGGACTCCCTCACCTCCCTGCTCGCGGAAACGGTATCACTCATACTCTCCACCACTGCGCGGAGCACGCGGGTGAACTCCTCCATGGCACGGCCGATCGACGCGAGCTCGTCCTTCCCCCTGGTGTCGAAGAGGACCGAGAGACGGCCCTCCTTGAGTCTCCCTATCCCGCTGAGCATCCCATAGATACGCCGGACCATACCCCGGGCCGTGAGGACGAGGACGAGGAGGATCACGGACACCATGATCCCCACCACCACGAGGGAGGACGAGAACGCCTGCCGACGCAGCGCCCTGATCTGGCCGTCGATGAGATCGGTCTGTTCCTCGAGCACGGAGAGTGAGGTCTCCACACTCCCATCCAAACCGGTGAGGGCGTTGTCGAAGAAGGAGAGCTGGACGAGGGCCTCCTCCCTCTCTTCCTCCCCGCCGGTGACCGGTGGTATCACATAGAACTGTTTGGGATAGACCGAGTCACCCACCCCGTAGAGACGCCCGGCCCACCGGTAGAGGGACTCGTAGAGCCCCTGCACCTCGGCGAGATCTTCCAGGATGATCTCCTGAAGGGCCTCGATGGCCTCGAGCGATTCTCTCACCCGTTCGTTTTTCTCCCGGACGAAGCTGATCCCCCTCACGGCCTGAAAGGCGGCATCCAGCTCCTTGAGGCGGGAGGCGAGGTGCTCCCGTCCCATCGAAAACCGGAGGGAATCGAGCCTGTTCACCTCCACCTGGAGGGAAAGGAGCGCCGTCGAGAGCTCATCGAGCGTGCGTCGCTCATCCTCTATCCGCTCCTGGGGAGAGAGCAGGGCGAGGTAGACACCTCCCGCAAGGACCAGCACGAGGAGTGCCCCACCCACCAACCCGTAGAGCTTGGTACGGATCTTCATCCGCCCTCCTGATCAGGTCCGCTTCGAAAGCACCTGTCTCTCGTAGGCCTCCACCTCGCGGATCCACTCCACATCGAGGGGCACATCCTGGGAGAGACAGT includes these proteins:
- a CDS encoding methyl-accepting chemotaxis protein; the protein is MKIRTKLYGLVGGALLVLVLAGGVYLALLSPQERIEDERRTLDELSTALLSLQVEVNRLDSLRFSMGREHLASRLKELDAAFQAVRGISFVREKNERVRESLEAIEALQEIILEDLAEVQGLYESLYRWAGRLYGVGDSVYPKQFYVIPPVTGGEEEREEALVQLSFFDNALTGLDGSVETSLSVLEEQTDLIDGQIRALRRQAFSSSLVVVGIMVSVILLVLVLTARGMVRRIYGMLSGIGRLKEGRLSVLFDTRGKDELASIGRAMEEFTRVLRAVVESMSDTVSASREVRESLSGVSVETNAALEKVSEAVKGVDEKMVYLEETAKATAAAVASIVEAVDRLKEQIQVQASMVEQSTAAVTQVITTIGSMATIAGEHTSQGEELVRISKEGKEIFESGFRKMEAVVEMAGRIEEMSRIIGNIASQTNLLAINAAIEAAHAGDAGKGFAVVVEEVRKLAEASSRSSREIAESVREITGAIEGARAGIWDTRESFSLIEEKIEEVSAAIAQIAGNLQEAGTGSQQILSTVTTLRDTSNEIHEDSLQVSEQTRRIAASVSALEEVVEYVTSAMRRVEEDFQEVLDASRKASDLVVILSEREVALEDRLSYFKTSDS